A single region of the Leptotrichia massiliensis genome encodes:
- a CDS encoding flavodoxin domain-containing protein, whose translation MATLNIIYYTGTGNTEDMAKYIGEGAENAGAVVKLINVEEADESAVNADFVAFGSPAGGAEEVAPEMVEFIEGIKDKIFGKTVGLFGSYDWGQGGWMETWREEMIAENLSVVNDGLIIHLSVDDDEKIEKCREYGRAIVG comes from the coding sequence ATGGCAACATTAAATATAATTTATTATACAGGTACTGGAAATACTGAAGATATGGCAAAATACATTGGCGAAGGAGCAGAAAATGCTGGAGCTGTTGTAAAACTAATAAATGTGGAAGAAGCTGATGAAAGTGCAGTAAATGCTGATTTTGTAGCATTTGGTTCGCCAGCTGGAGGAGCTGAAGAAGTTGCACCTGAAATGGTAGAATTTATCGAAGGAATAAAAGACAAAATTTTTGGAAAAACAGTTGGACTTTTTGGATCTTATGACTGGGGACAAGGCGGCTGGATGGAAACTTGGCGTGAAGAAATGATTGCTGAAAATCTTTCAGTTGTAAATGACGGATTGATAATTCATTTGTCTGTTGATGATGATGAAAAAATTGAAAAATGTAGAGAATACGGAAGAGCAATTGTTGGATAA